A window of Streptomyces sp. NBC_01224 genomic DNA:
ATCTGCGGGAGCTCCGGTCGCTGCTCGGTCATGTCGATCCCCGCCATCCGCTGCGTTCGCCGCTGTCGGTGCACCAGGTGGTGCTGACCGGTCTGACCAACTCGGTCGAGCCGGTACCGCGCTGGTCCGCGAGCCAGGAACAACGGGCGCGGGCGGATCGGCTCCTGAAGATGCTCGGCATGGGCGGCGGGACCCGGTCGCGCTGGCCCGCGCTCTCGCAGGGTGAGCGCGGCCGTACGCTCATCGCCCGCGCCCTGATGCCGCAACCGAGGCTGTTGCTGCTCGACGAGCCGGCCACGGGGCTCGATCTTGCCGCCCGTGAGCAATTGCTCGACAGTCTGGACACGCTGCGCGAGGAGCATCCGGAGCTGGCGACGGTCCTGGTCACCCACCATCTGGAGGAGCTGCCCGCCTCGACCACGCATGCGATGCTGCTGCGGGGCGGCCGCTGTCTGGCATCGGGCCCGGCCGACGAGGTACTGACCACCGATCAGGTCAGCGACTGCTTCGGACACCCGGTGCGGATCTCCCGTACGGACGGCCGGTGGACGGCGCGGGCGCAGCGCGTCACCCGTCGCTGAACGGGTTCATCCGTCGGCGTCCGGACCGGCGTTCGCGGTGTCGCCGAACGGCGTGGCCTGGTGGAAGTAGAGCACCCAGCCCGCGCCGGTCAGCCGCCACAGCGAACTTCGGTGAGCGAGGTGCCCCTTCGTCTCGGTGTCGTAGGTGAGGTGGACGCATTCGTCGTCCACCTGGACTCCGCACATCCGGGACGCGGTGAGCGGGCCGGGGCGCGGGGCGTTCTCGGCGGTGAGCGAGGCGATCATCGTGTCACGGTCCCAGACCCGGCCTGCGGAATCGATCTCGCGGTACTCGGGGTGCAGCACCTGGGAGAGGAGTTCGGCACAGGCGCGTACCACCGGGTCGAGGAGGCGGAGCTCGCCCTCCACCGCTGCGGCCACGCCGGGGGACGGTTCGCTCACGTGCGTACTCCGTCGATTGCGGTACCCGTCGGCGCGGTCATCTCCACCAGCTTGACCACGGTGTTCCAGTTGCGCGAGGTGGCGATGACGCCTTTGGTGAGGGACGGCCGGGACAGGGCATCGGCGAGTCTGGAACGGCCCAGTCCGTCGGGGGCGTAGAGGTAGAGCGCGCGGTCGCCGAGCCGGAACTCCTCGGGAAGGAAGGCCGCCGGGTCGATCCCGGCGAAGCGGTCGGCGTCGACCGGCTGCCCGTAGTAGGTGATGTGCAGCTGCTTGCCTTCGAGTTCGGCGGCCGGGAACGGGCAGGCCGCGGCAACTGCGGCGAGGTAGCCGCCGTCCCGGACCAGGCAGGGGACGGGGAAGCCGAACCGCTTCTCGATGGCCCGCTCCAACTCGGCGGCGAGTGCGTTCTCGTCGTCCGACGCGCTGCTGAAGACGGCGTTGCCGCTCTGCAGGTGGGTACGGACGTCCCCGTGGCCGAGTTCGGTGAGCAGCGTGCGGAGTTCGGCCATCGGAACCTTCTTGTGGCCGCTCACATTGATCCCGCGCAACAGCGCCGCGTACATCGTCATGGGCACACCATAGGACGATCCGTCCACGCAGTGCGGCCGCCGCGCCCCGTGGGGGAGGGCGCGGCGGCCGCCGATTGCGTTGCGCCGGACGTCTGCCGCCCGGTCACGGCTGCGGAGGTCGGTTACTCAACGACCTTCAGCAGCTTGTTCGGCGTGCCCCCGGTCGCATTGGAGATCGCGTCGGCGGTGGCTCCATCGGTCAGCGCCGTGGCGACCTCCGCCGGGGTGGCGTCCGGGTGTCCGGAGAGGTAGACGGCGGCGGCACCGACGACGTGCGGGGTCGCCATGGACGTACCGGAGATGGTGTTGGAGTCGTCGTCGCTGTCGTTCCAGGACGAGGTGATGTCGGATCCGGGGGCGTAGATGTCCACGATCGAGCCGTAGTTGGAGAACGACGACTGTTCGTCGTCCACCGTGGACGAGGCGACCGTGATGGCCTCCGGGACGCGGGCCGGGGAGCTCTCGCTCGCGTCGGTGGACTCGTTTCCGGCGGCCACCGCGAAGGTGACTCCGGAGGCGATGGCCTTCTGGACCGCGGCGTCGAGCGCCTCGTCCGCGCCGCCGCCGAGGCTCATATTGGCGACCGAGGGGCCCTCGTGGTTGGCGGTGACCCAGTCGATGCCCGCGACGACCTGCTCGGTGGTGCCCGAGCCGGAGTCGTCGAGGACCCGGACGGCGACGATCTTCGCCTTCTTGGCGACCCCGTAGGTCGCACCGGCGATGGTGCCCGCAACGTGGGTGCCGTGGCCGTTGCCGTCGTCGGCGCTGTCGTCGTTGTCGACGGCGTCGTAGCCCGAGGCGGCCCGGCCCTCGAACTCGTTGTGCGTGGTACGGACACCGGTGTCGATGACGTATGCGGTGACGCCCTCGCCCGCGCTGTCCGGGTAGGTGTACGCGTTGTCGCCGGCCGTCTCGGCCTGGTCGATGCGGTCCAGCCCCCAGGACGGCGGGTTGTCCTGGGTGGCGTCGATGTGGAACTTCTTGTTCTGGACGACCTTGGAGACGGCCGGGTCGGCCGCCAGACGCTTGGCCTCGGTCAGTGAAAGACCGCTGGCGGAGAAGCCGTTGATGGCGGAGTTGTAGTTCCGCTTGAGCTTGCCGCCGTACTCCTTGGCGAGCTTCGCCTTGTCGGCCTTCTGGTCCAGCATCACGATGTAGCTGCCCGGGACGGCGGTCGCCGCGTCGGCACCGTAGACGGTGCCCATCGCGGGAGCCGGCGCGGCTCCGGCGAGGGAGGTGCCCAGCAGGCTGACTCCGGCCGCCGCGGCCACTGCGGTTATCGCCGCGGTCAGCTTGATCCGACGTGCGCGCTTGTGAATTGCCATGAAGAGGGGTCTCCTCGTCATTCTTTGTGGGGGGATTGACCCCCGGCCGAATGATCTCCGGGGGTTGGCTCGAAACCCTCGCCGATTGACGCGCTCAGATCAAGACCTTCATGCGGCTGTGACTTACTCAACAAGGTTTCGTAATAAGAAACCGGCCAGCTGCAGCCAAGTCGGTCACAGTCGTGGCAACATCCGTCACACGTAAGGGGCTTACCGCTCCCACAGCAGTGACCCGCGCACTTCGCAAGAGGGAA
This region includes:
- a CDS encoding DUF1697 domain-containing protein: MTMYAALLRGINVSGHKKVPMAELRTLLTELGHGDVRTHLQSGNAVFSSASDDENALAAELERAIEKRFGFPVPCLVRDGGYLAAVAAACPFPAAELEGKQLHITYYGQPVDADRFAGIDPAAFLPEEFRLGDRALYLYAPDGLGRSRLADALSRPSLTKGVIATSRNWNTVVKLVEMTAPTGTAIDGVRT
- a CDS encoding nuclear transport factor 2 family protein: MSEPSPGVAAAVEGELRLLDPVVRACAELLSQVLHPEYREIDSAGRVWDRDTMIASLTAENAPRPGPLTASRMCGVQVDDECVHLTYDTETKGHLAHRSSLWRLTGAGWVLYFHQATPFGDTANAGPDADG
- a CDS encoding ABC transporter ATP-binding protein, with the translated sequence MIRAEGVSLVREGNVLLDSVSLTVRSGEHWALLGANGAGKSTLLGLLGAVNHPTRGAVEVLGRTLGRVDLRELRSLLGHVDPRHPLRSPLSVHQVVLTGLTNSVEPVPRWSASQEQRARADRLLKMLGMGGGTRSRWPALSQGERGRTLIARALMPQPRLLLLDEPATGLDLAAREQLLDSLDTLREEHPELATVLVTHHLEELPASTTHAMLLRGGRCLASGPADEVLTTDQVSDCFGHPVRISRTDGRWTARAQRVTRR
- a CDS encoding S8 family peptidase — protein: MAIHKRARRIKLTAAITAVAAAAGVSLLGTSLAGAAPAPAMGTVYGADAATAVPGSYIVMLDQKADKAKLAKEYGGKLKRNYNSAINGFSASGLSLTEAKRLAADPAVSKVVQNKKFHIDATQDNPPSWGLDRIDQAETAGDNAYTYPDSAGEGVTAYVIDTGVRTTHNEFEGRAASGYDAVDNDDSADDGNGHGTHVAGTIAGATYGVAKKAKIVAVRVLDDSGSGTTEQVVAGIDWVTANHEGPSVANMSLGGGADEALDAAVQKAIASGVTFAVAAGNESTDASESSPARVPEAITVASSTVDDEQSSFSNYGSIVDIYAPGSDITSSWNDSDDDSNTISGTSMATPHVVGAAAVYLSGHPDATPAEVATALTDGATADAISNATGGTPNKLLKVVE